The proteins below come from a single Eucalyptus grandis isolate ANBG69807.140 chromosome 3, ASM1654582v1, whole genome shotgun sequence genomic window:
- the LOC108956696 gene encoding putative adenylate cyclase regulatory protein — translation MFLKELYISQCASIERLDLSKSEHLKILNVGYCKNLVKIQGLNRLEFLKELYIFGCASIKKLDLSKSKDLNILDAQYCKNLVEIQDLGRLEFLKVLNISGCTSIERLDLPKSKIMKKLFIENCENLVEIRGLNRLELLEELYISQCASILRVDLPKSEGMKKLFAQYCKKLAKIQGFDGLEFLEVLNISWCTSIERLDLPKLKGLKKLYAQNCKNLVGIQGLDRLVFLEVLNISGCTSIRRLNLPKSEGLKILGAKNCKNLVEIQGLARLEFLKVLNISGCTSIKRLDLPKSEGMKILDAQYCKSLVEIQGLNRLEFLEVLNISGCTSFGRLPDLCCFDTLQKLAINCSDKLDDIQNLEGFTSCASLWIEDCKTLAKFPNLSNFPKLQKLFLSNCHELREIPGLEESTSLKHIAISGCSSIEILPDLSSCNNLISLVVQNCEKLTELRGLQNLDHLVELDISGCMSLKRIPELSGTRLYRSYEKMPFASIVER, via the coding sequence ATGTTCTTAAAAGAGCTATATATCTCTCAGTGTGCTTCAATTGAAAGGTTGGATCTTTCAAAATCTGAGCATCTAAAGATATTAAATGTTGGATATTGCAAAAACTTAGTCAAAATTCAAGGTCTCAATAGGTTGGAGTTCTTGAAAGAGCTATATATCTTTGGTTGCGCTTCAATAAAAAAGCTGGACCTTTCAAAATCCAAGGATCTGAATATATTAGATGCTCAATATTGCAAAAACTTAGTTGAAATTCAAGATCTTGGTAGATTGGAGTTCTTAAAAGTGCTGAATATCTCTGGGTGTACTTCAATTGAAAGGCTGGACCTTCCGAAGTCCAAGatcatgaagaaattatttattgaaaattgtgAAAACTTAGTTGAAATTCGAGGCCTCAATAGGTTGGAGTTATTGGAAGAGTTATATATCTCTCAGTGTGcttcaattctaagggtggaCCTTCCAAAATCTGAGGGCATGAAGAAATTATTTGCTCAATATTGCAAAAAGTTAGCCAAAATTCAAGGCTTTGATGGGTTGGAGTTCTTGGAAGTGTTGAATATTTCTTGGTGCACTTCGATTGAAAGGCTAGATCTTCCAAAACTCAAAGGTTTGAAGAAATTATATGctcaaaattgcaaaaacttagtTGGAATTCAAGGCCTTGATAGGTTAGTGTTCTTGGAAGTGCTGAATATCTCTGGGTGCACTTCAATTAGAAGGCTGAACCTCCCAAAATCTGAGGGTTTGAAGATATTAGGTgctaaaaattgcaaaaacctAGTTGAAATACAAGGTCTGGCTAGGTTGGAGTTCTTGAAAGTGCTGAATATCTCTGGGTGCACTTCAATTAAAAGGCTTGACCTTCCAAAATCAGAGGGTATGAAGATATTAGATGCTCAATATTGCAAAAGCTTAGTCGAAATTCAAGGCCTGAATAGGTTAGAGTTCTTGGAAGTGCTCAATATCTCTGGGTGCACTTCGTTTGGAAGGTTACCAGATTTATGTTGCTTTGACACCTTGCAAAAGTTGGCAATCAACTGCAGTGACAAGCTTGATGACATTCAGAACCTAGAGGGATTCACGTCTTGCGCGAGTTTATGGATTGAAGATTGCAAGACCTTAGCAAAATTcccaaacttgtcaaattttccTAAGTTACAGAAATTGTTCCTGTCTAATTGTCATGAACTTCGGGAGATCCCAGGGCTTGAGGAGTCGACATCTCTAAAACATATTGCTATCTCAGGATGTTCCTCGATTGAGATCTTACCAGATTTGTCATCGTGTAACAACTTGATCAGTCTGGTTGTGCAAAATTGTGAAAAGTTGACTGAGCTTCGAGGGCTCCAGAATTTGGACCACTTAGTGGAACTGGACATTTCTGGATGCATGTCACTTAAAAGAATACCAGAATTGTCTGGAACGCGACTTTATCGAAGTTACGAGAAAATGCCGTTTGCCTCAATCGTGGAACGATAG